From the Malus domestica chromosome 17, GDT2T_hap1 genome, one window contains:
- the LOC114822586 gene encoding 28 kDa ribonucleoprotein, chloroplastic-like, which translates to MASATAALLKPLSISETCLAAVPPARFAQKNQYPVLSLLSKPTKLAQISCSFTPSLSSFLSLKHKSLPLLRVAQTSDWAQEEEVKEEAESAEGEGAEESSGDGVLAVGEEEYYPEPPEEAKLYVGNLPYDVDSEKLANLFNDAGVVEIAEVIYNRETDQSRGFGFVTMSTVEEAEKAVELFHRYDIGGRALTVNKAAPRGSRPERPIRTNEPSFRIYVGNLPWQVDDSRLEQVFSEHGKVVSARVVYDRESGRSRGFGFVSFSSETEVEDAIAALDGQSLDGRSIRVNVAEERPRRGSF; encoded by the exons aTGGCTTCTGCAACCGCCGCTCTCCTGAAGCCACTGTCAATCTCCGAAACCTGCCTCGCCGCCGTGCCACCCGCCCGCTTCGCGCAAAAAAACCAGTACCCAGTTCTCTCACTCCTCTCAAAACCCACCAAGCTCGCACAAATCTCCTGCTCcttcactccctctctctcctcgtttctctctctaaagcACAAGTCTTTGCCTCTCCTCCGCGTGGCTCAGACCTCCGACTGGGCTCAGGAGGAGGAAGTAAAGGAAGAGGCCGAAAGCGCTGAGGGGGAGGGAGCAGAGGAGAGCTCCGGCGACGGAGTTTTGGCGGTCGGCGAAGAGGAATACTATCCCGAGCCGCCGGAGGAGGCCAAGCTCTATGTGGGTAATTTGCCTTATGATGTTGACAGTGAAAAGCTTGCTAATCTTTTCAATGATGCTGGAGTTGTTGAGATTGCTGAG GTGATTTACAATAGGGAAACTGATCAGAGCAGAGGATTTGGGTTTGTGACTATGAGCACTGTCGAAGAAGCTGAGAAGGCTGTGGAGTTGTTCCACCGTTAC GACATAGGTGGGAGGGCTTTGACTGTAAACAAGGCTGCGCCTAGAGGGTCGCGCCCTGAAAGGCCTATCCGAACGAATGAACCTTCATTCAGAATCTATGTTGGTAATCTGCCATGGCAAGTGGATGATTCTCGTTTGGAGCAGGTTTTCAGTGAACATGGAAAGGTGGTTAGTGCCAGGGTAGTTTATGACCGCGAATCAGGGCGTTCCCGCgggtttggttttgtttcattCTCTAGCGAGACAGAAGTGGAAGATGCCATTGCTGCCCTTGATGGACAG AGTTTGGATGGCAGATCAATCCGAGTAAACGTTGCAGAAGAGCGACCAAGGCGTGGTTCGTTTTAA
- the LOC103432018 gene encoding proteasome subunit beta type-7-B produces the protein MSQVAVDVPKGGFSFDLCRRNDMLAKKGVQQPSYRKTGTTIVGLIFKDGVILGADTRATEGPIVCDKNCEKIHYMAPNIYCCGAGTAADTEAVTDMVSSQLQLHRYHTGRESRVVTALTLLKKHLFNYQGHVSAALVLGGVDVTGPHLHTIYPHGSTDTLPFATMGSGSLAAMAMFESKYKEGMTRDEGIKLVTEAICSGIFNDLGSGSNVDVCVITKGHKEYLRNHLVPTPRTYVSAEGYKFTKKTEVLFTKITPLTEKVVVLEGGDAMEE, from the exons atGTCCCAGGTGGCGGTAGATGTTCCCAAGGGGGGATTCAGTTTTGATCTTTGCCGAAGAAACGACATGCTTGCAAAGAAGGGAGTTCAGCAACCATCTTACAGGAAGACAGGAACGACCATTGTTGGTTTGATTTTTAAG GATGGTGTCATTCTTGGAGCTGATACAAGGGCCACCGAAGGACCCATTGTTTGCGACAAGAACTGTGAAAAGATCCATTATATGGCACCCAATATCTACTGCTGCGGAGCTGGAACTGCCGCTGATACAGAGGCTGTAACAG ATATGGTGAGCTCACAGCTGCAATTGCATCGCTACCATACTGGTCGCGAATCCCGGGTTGTTACAGCCTTGACATTGCTCAAGAAACACCTTTTCAA TTACCAAGGTCATGTGTCAGCTGCTTTGGTGCTTGGGGGGGTCGATGTCACTGGACCCCATCTGCACACT ATATATCCCCATGGATCGACCGACACGCTGCCATTTGCTACAATGGGTTCTGGTTCTCTTGCTGCGATGGCCATGTTCGAGTCTAAATACAAGGAAGGCATGACT AGGGATGAAGGCATAAAGCTTGTAACTGAAGCAATATGCTCTGGAATTTTCAATGACTTGGGAAGTGGAAGCAATGTTGATGTTTGTGTGATAACTAAG GGACACAAGGAATACCTGAGGAACCACTTGGTGCCCACCCCTCGTACCTATGTCAGTGCGGAAGGCTATAAGTTTACCAAGAAGACTG AGGTTCTCTTCACAAAGATCACTCCGTTGACCGAGAAGGTGGTAGTGTTAGAAGGAGGCGATGCAATGGAAGAATGA